In Legionella spiritensis, the following proteins share a genomic window:
- a CDS encoding M48 family metalloprotease: MTRHGFILFVIGAYLLAGSAYAYNPYSTKELEELEKQFIELINQSDSVVRQPLAKQYINHLGKRLAQFEQMPTPYFFIVKSNEINAFAGPGGYIGINTQLILATDNEDELAAVMAHEIAHVRLHHLYSMIQHQKQMRIPMLASLLASIALGIINPTLASGAMMASLNGFAQDSINFTRSNEKQADRIGINMLIKSGLNPRGMAAFFKKMQSNSRYYYTANIPAILRTHPLDEDRIAEAENRSSRLKKRHYPDSPDYRLFKELIRNTAVENSKQLLDYYQKECRRTNGDTACRYGHALALMHINQFKEAQSLLGSLLGKDTENVYFQLAMAEAETGNKQFDAAMQRLQNLQTNYPENYAVIMISAQGFLVAGQPDKAVGTLLRGFRQFKHDLPLCETLAQAQSAARLKSYAYFTQSQCYLLQGRSREALRQLQVAGKLAGKDHYLQARIAAMIEEVKFQSDR, encoded by the coding sequence ATGACACGCCATGGATTCATTCTGTTTGTCATCGGCGCCTATCTGTTGGCAGGATCCGCCTACGCCTACAACCCCTACTCCACCAAAGAACTGGAAGAACTTGAAAAACAGTTTATTGAGCTCATTAACCAGTCAGACAGCGTGGTTCGTCAACCATTAGCCAAACAATACATTAATCACCTCGGTAAACGGCTCGCTCAATTTGAACAAATGCCCACGCCTTATTTTTTCATTGTCAAATCAAATGAAATCAACGCGTTTGCCGGCCCGGGCGGCTATATTGGTATTAATACGCAACTGATTCTCGCCACAGACAACGAAGACGAGCTGGCCGCCGTCATGGCGCACGAAATAGCGCATGTTCGTCTGCATCATCTCTACAGCATGATTCAGCATCAAAAACAAATGCGCATCCCCATGCTCGCTTCCCTTCTGGCATCCATCGCCCTTGGGATCATCAATCCCACCCTCGCGAGCGGCGCCATGATGGCTTCCTTAAACGGTTTTGCCCAGGACAGCATTAATTTCACCCGTTCGAATGAAAAGCAAGCCGATCGTATCGGTATTAACATGCTGATTAAATCCGGACTCAACCCACGCGGCATGGCTGCCTTTTTTAAAAAAATGCAGAGTAATTCGCGTTATTATTATACGGCCAATATACCAGCGATTTTACGCACCCACCCATTGGATGAAGACCGTATTGCGGAAGCTGAAAACCGCAGTAGCCGCCTGAAAAAGCGCCATTACCCGGACTCGCCGGATTATCGCCTGTTTAAAGAATTAATCCGCAATACGGCCGTTGAAAACAGCAAGCAACTTCTTGATTATTACCAAAAAGAATGCCGACGTACCAATGGCGACACAGCATGCCGATACGGCCATGCGCTGGCATTGATGCACATTAATCAATTTAAAGAGGCGCAATCTCTTCTGGGTTCGTTATTAGGGAAAGATACTGAAAATGTTTATTTTCAACTGGCTATGGCGGAAGCGGAAACCGGTAATAAACAATTTGATGCGGCCATGCAACGATTACAGAATCTACAAACAAACTACCCCGAAAATTACGCGGTCATCATGATTTCCGCCCAGGGGTTTCTGGTAGCCGGACAGCCTGACAAAGCAGTCGGCACGTTACTGAGGGGATTCCGGCAATTTAAACATGATCTTCCCTTATGCGAAACGTTGGCCCAGGCACAATCGGCCGCTCGGCTTAAAAGTTACGCCTATTTTACGCAATCCCAATGCTACCTGTTACAAGGCCGATCCAGAGAGGCGCTCAGACAATTACAGGTAGCTGGAAAACTGGCCGGCAAGGATCATTATCTGCAGGCAAGAATTGCAGCCATGATTGAGGAAGTCAAATTTCAATCCGATAGATAG
- the ribH gene encoding 6,7-dimethyl-8-ribityllumazine synthase: MKLINETTAERRTSFPIALVVSQFNKEITTVLREGALQRLRASGFDDKDILVVEVPGAVEIPLLARRLAMQQKVEAIIALGAVIRGETSHYDYVCEQVSSGCQQVALQYNLPVVFGVLTTENEEQAWDRLGGQHGHKGVDAADCAIAMHTILGQL, encoded by the coding sequence ATGAAATTGATTAACGAAACCACGGCAGAACGCCGTACCTCTTTTCCGATTGCCCTGGTTGTGAGTCAATTTAATAAGGAAATAACCACGGTGTTGCGAGAAGGCGCCTTGCAGCGTCTGCGGGCGTCGGGATTTGATGACAAGGATATTCTGGTGGTGGAAGTGCCGGGCGCTGTTGAAATCCCATTGCTTGCCCGGCGTCTTGCCATGCAGCAAAAAGTGGAAGCCATTATTGCCCTCGGCGCGGTTATCCGGGGGGAAACCAGCCATTATGATTATGTTTGCGAGCAAGTCAGTTCGGGATGTCAGCAAGTGGCTTTGCAATACAATCTCCCGGTTGTTTTTGGTGTGTTAACCACGGAGAATGAAGAGCAGGCCTGGGATCGGTTAGGTGGTCAACATGGTCATAAAGGGGTTGACGCGGCAGATTGCGCCATCGCGATGCACACCATTCTTGGTCAATTATAA
- a CDS encoding riboflavin synthase yields the protein MFTGLIEHRAEVLANNPIAEGRRLIIRSPWPATESGESIAVNGVCLTRLPCPDTELWFDLSPETLYRTTLGQLKKGDEVNLERAMTAHTRFGGHYVSGHVDTTACLSKKTCVGDYLELVVDDFSVNAGLYLLPKGSITLDGISLTINQVEKGSIQLMIVPHTLVVTTLKQTEIGHRFNVEFDYLTRIVAHQLNISGQLKNEVYS from the coding sequence ATGTTTACCGGATTGATTGAACATAGGGCAGAGGTATTGGCTAATAATCCGATTGCAGAGGGTCGGCGGTTGATTATCCGTTCGCCCTGGCCTGCTACGGAGTCGGGGGAGAGCATCGCTGTTAATGGTGTGTGTTTGACCCGGTTGCCATGCCCTGATACGGAGTTGTGGTTTGATCTTTCTCCGGAAACGTTGTACAGAACGACTCTGGGACAGTTAAAAAAAGGAGATGAGGTTAATCTGGAACGAGCCATGACGGCCCATACACGTTTTGGAGGACATTACGTCAGTGGTCACGTTGATACCACAGCCTGTTTGAGCAAGAAGACTTGTGTTGGTGACTATCTGGAACTGGTGGTTGATGATTTTTCCGTAAATGCCGGTTTGTACCTGCTTCCCAAAGGCAGTATCACACTGGACGGGATCAGTTTGACGATTAATCAGGTTGAAAAGGGTTCCATACAATTGATGATAGTACCCCACACGCTTGTCGTGACGACCTTGAAGCAAACTGAAATTGGCCATCGTTTCAATGTGGAGTTTGATTATTTGACCCGAATTGTTGCGCATCAACTCAACATATCGGGACAGTTAAAGAATGAGGTTTATTCATGA
- a CDS encoding bifunctional 3,4-dihydroxy-2-butanone-4-phosphate synthase/GTP cyclohydrolase II: MTSPFASIELAIATLKAGRMIILLDDENRENEGDLVIAAEHATPEAINFMSRFGRGLICLPMSEELIDKLQLPMMTSRNRSPFGTGFTVSIEAASGVATGISAGDRARTIQVAIDPQSGPDDVISPGHVFPLRARTGGVLCRQGQTEGSVDLARLSGCIPAAVICEIINDDGTMSRRDQLTVFSEEHDIPMVTIHDLIEYRIRHETLIRAEAVTDIPLQQHGQFTMTVFNNDLDDAEHFALVKAPVIPGKVPLVRIHSECITGDVFGSCKCDCGEQLQRSLHLIAKEGGVLVYLRQEGRGIGLANKVKAYALQEQGLDTVDANIKLGFPADNRDYAVAYQILKYLGIDVLRLMTNNPQKVNTLEKFGLKVSERVPLAIEPRETNKNYLKTKQVKLGHLMTID, encoded by the coding sequence ATGACCAGCCCTTTTGCCAGTATTGAACTAGCTATCGCTACCCTGAAAGCAGGACGAATGATCATCTTGCTGGATGACGAGAACCGGGAGAACGAAGGTGATTTGGTAATCGCCGCGGAACATGCGACACCGGAAGCCATCAATTTCATGTCTCGATTCGGACGCGGGTTGATTTGCCTGCCGATGTCCGAGGAATTGATTGATAAATTACAGCTTCCCATGATGACCAGCCGCAACCGCTCTCCTTTCGGTACGGGGTTTACCGTGTCCATTGAGGCGGCCAGCGGTGTTGCTACCGGTATATCAGCCGGTGATCGGGCACGAACCATACAAGTCGCCATTGACCCGCAAAGCGGCCCTGACGATGTGATCTCGCCCGGCCATGTTTTTCCCTTGCGTGCCAGAACGGGTGGTGTGTTATGCCGTCAGGGGCAAACCGAAGGCAGCGTGGATCTGGCTCGTTTGTCCGGTTGTATTCCGGCGGCGGTTATTTGTGAAATCATCAATGATGACGGCACTATGAGTCGTCGCGATCAGCTGACTGTGTTTTCCGAAGAACATGATATACCGATGGTTACTATCCATGATTTGATAGAGTACCGCATTCGCCATGAGACATTGATCAGGGCGGAGGCCGTGACGGACATTCCGTTGCAGCAGCATGGACAATTCACCATGACGGTCTTTAATAATGATCTGGACGACGCCGAGCATTTTGCGCTGGTAAAGGCGCCGGTAATACCTGGTAAGGTACCTTTGGTCAGGATTCATTCGGAATGTATTACCGGGGATGTGTTCGGCTCGTGCAAATGCGATTGCGGCGAACAGCTGCAGCGTTCTCTTCATCTTATCGCAAAAGAGGGCGGTGTTTTAGTCTATTTGCGTCAGGAAGGCCGCGGTATCGGCCTGGCCAATAAAGTAAAAGCCTACGCCTTGCAGGAACAAGGTCTCGATACGGTGGATGCCAATATAAAACTGGGTTTTCCGGCTGATAATCGGGATTACGCGGTGGCCTATCAGATCCTGAAGTATCTGGGCATCGACGTGCTTCGTCTGATGACCAATAATCCTCAAAAAGTGAATACGCTGGAAAAATTTGGTTTAAAGGTGAGCGAGCGTGTGCCGTTAGCTATCGAGCCCAGAGAGACCAACAAAAACTATTTAAAAACCAAACAGGTAAAATTAGGTCACTTGATGACTATTGATTAA
- the ribD gene encoding bifunctional diaminohydroxyphosphoribosylaminopyrimidine deaminase/5-amino-6-(5-phosphoribosylamino)uracil reductase RibD, with the protein MHRNGMLKALEQAWLGRGSCSPNPGVGAVAVRDGNIVARAWHQGAGNPHAEQVVLQQLAKNARGVTLYVTLEPCNHWGRTPPCVDAIIKAGVSTVVYGFHDPNPVVAANDTPSLLRAHGIEVIHYPMDEIDCFYQSYAHWINTGKPWVTAKMAQSLDGKIAGVDGRPVALSNPSCGEFTHKQRLHTDVIVTTAQTVIRDNPRLNVRLGDTQRGKPLAIIDRTLKLPENAAVLETASHCHIYHDEQYPVVKPLARCRYHPVPSRHGRLDLDFIITHLGRLGFHDVWVEAGGRLFSALHDDGLVNRTFLYIVPELLGEMATSGYHGDQIFKRNHTVSWHARQNNMILRLDWLEDGCLPD; encoded by the coding sequence ATGCACAGAAACGGTATGCTGAAGGCGCTGGAACAGGCTTGGCTTGGAAGGGGAAGCTGTTCGCCAAATCCTGGTGTGGGCGCCGTGGCTGTGCGTGATGGTAATATTGTGGCGAGAGCCTGGCATCAGGGGGCCGGTAATCCGCATGCGGAACAAGTCGTATTGCAGCAACTTGCAAAGAACGCGAGAGGCGTTACCTTGTATGTCACCCTGGAACCTTGCAATCACTGGGGCAGAACGCCGCCTTGTGTGGACGCGATTATTAAAGCCGGCGTGTCCACCGTGGTTTACGGATTTCATGATCCGAATCCTGTTGTTGCCGCTAATGACACCCCTTCCCTATTACGTGCTCACGGGATTGAAGTCATTCATTACCCTATGGATGAGATCGATTGTTTTTATCAAAGCTACGCCCATTGGATCAACACCGGAAAACCCTGGGTAACCGCTAAAATGGCGCAGAGCCTGGACGGAAAAATTGCCGGGGTTGATGGGCGGCCTGTGGCATTGTCCAATCCATCATGCGGTGAGTTTACTCATAAGCAACGATTACATACGGATGTGATTGTAACAACGGCCCAAACGGTGATTCGGGATAATCCCCGGCTGAATGTCCGGTTGGGCGACACGCAACGGGGAAAGCCGCTAGCCATTATTGATCGCACGCTGAAACTGCCGGAAAACGCCGCCGTCCTTGAGACGGCAAGCCATTGCCATATTTATCATGATGAACAATATCCGGTGGTTAAGCCGTTGGCCAGGTGCCGTTATCATCCCGTGCCGTCGAGGCATGGTCGTCTGGATTTGGATTTTATTATAACGCATCTGGGGAGGCTGGGCTTTCATGATGTCTGGGTAGAGGCGGGGGGGCGGCTTTTTTCGGCGTTGCACGACGACGGGCTGGTAAATCGAACTTTTTTATATATTGTTCCTGAATTATTAGGTGAAATGGCTACCTCTGGTTATCATGGCGACCAGATTTTCAAAAGAAATCATACCGTTTCATGGCATGCCAGGCAAAATAACATGATATTACGCCTGGATTGGCTGGAGGATGGATGTTTACCGGATTGA
- a CDS encoding CTP synthase — protein MTKYIFITGGVVSSLGKGIAAASLAAILEARGLTVTLIKLDPYINVDPGTMSPFQHGEVFVTNDGAETDLDLGHYERFVRTTMTKRNNFTSGKIYETVIKKERRGDYLGGTVQVIPHITNEIRRSIKLGADGFDVAMVEIGGTVGDIESLPFLEAIRQMRIELGTQRSLFIHLTLVPYIATSGETKTKPTQHSVKELRSIGIQPDILVCRSEKPLSMADRAKIALFTNVEREGVISLEDAKSIYQIPMILHQQGLDDIVVRKLGMTALKPADLSEWQAVVDAQAIQTMTIKVGMVGKYTELNDAYKSLNEALLHAGIHTQTKVEIVYIDAELVEKHGVELLKNLDAILVPGGFGERGIEGKIQAIQYAREEKVPFLGICLGMQTAVIEFARHVAGLKEANSTEFDKTTPYPVIALISEWAEADGRVNVRDENSDLGGTMRLGAQICLLAPESQAFNIYKKPQIIERHRHRYEVNNRYVDSLIGHGLIVSGRSGDESLVEMIELSDHPWFIACQFHPEFTSTPRDGHPLFQQFVLAGRTYHQQKDQA, from the coding sequence ATGACAAAATATATTTTTATTACCGGGGGCGTTGTTTCATCCCTGGGTAAAGGCATTGCCGCCGCTTCCCTCGCAGCTATTCTCGAAGCCCGTGGCCTGACGGTTACGCTTATCAAGCTTGATCCCTATATCAACGTTGATCCGGGCACGATGAGTCCTTTTCAACATGGTGAAGTCTTTGTGACCAACGATGGCGCGGAAACGGATCTGGATCTTGGTCATTATGAGCGTTTTGTCCGAACCACCATGACCAAACGTAACAATTTTACCAGTGGAAAAATCTACGAGACCGTTATCAAGAAAGAGCGGCGGGGTGATTATCTGGGTGGAACCGTACAGGTTATTCCGCATATCACCAACGAAATCAGACGTTCCATTAAATTAGGTGCGGATGGCTTTGACGTGGCGATGGTTGAAATCGGCGGCACGGTTGGCGATATAGAATCGCTGCCTTTTCTGGAAGCGATTCGGCAAATGCGTATTGAGTTAGGTACGCAACGTTCCTTGTTTATCCATTTAACCCTGGTTCCCTATATTGCGACGTCCGGAGAAACCAAAACCAAGCCGACCCAACACTCCGTTAAGGAACTACGCTCCATTGGTATCCAGCCGGATATTCTCGTCTGTCGTTCGGAAAAACCGTTATCCATGGCTGACCGCGCTAAAATCGCCCTGTTTACCAATGTGGAAAGGGAAGGGGTGATCTCTCTGGAAGACGCCAAAAGCATTTATCAAATCCCCATGATTCTTCATCAACAAGGATTGGATGACATTGTAGTCAGAAAGCTGGGAATGACGGCGTTAAAGCCCGCCGACCTAAGCGAGTGGCAGGCGGTTGTGGATGCGCAAGCCATACAAACCATGACCATTAAAGTGGGTATGGTCGGAAAATACACGGAACTAAACGACGCTTACAAATCGTTGAACGAGGCGTTGCTGCATGCTGGAATCCATACGCAAACCAAAGTGGAAATCGTGTATATTGATGCGGAACTGGTTGAGAAACACGGTGTGGAGTTACTGAAAAATCTGGATGCCATTTTGGTGCCCGGCGGGTTTGGCGAGCGCGGGATCGAAGGTAAGATACAAGCCATACAATATGCCCGGGAGGAAAAGGTTCCTTTCCTCGGGATCTGCCTTGGCATGCAAACGGCGGTTATTGAATTTGCGCGGCATGTCGCGGGGCTAAAAGAAGCCAATTCCACGGAATTTGATAAAACAACACCCTATCCTGTGATTGCTTTAATCAGTGAATGGGCGGAAGCGGATGGCCGGGTCAATGTTCGTGATGAAAACTCGGATCTGGGCGGGACGATGCGGCTCGGTGCGCAGATTTGTTTGCTGGCTCCGGAATCACAGGCCTTTAACATCTATAAAAAACCGCAAATTATTGAACGTCATCGTCATCGCTATGAGGTGAATAACAGGTATGTGGACAGTTTGATAGGGCATGGTCTGATTGTTTCAGGTCGTTCCGGTGATGAATCGCTGGTTGAAATGATCGAGTTGTCGGATCATCCCTGGTTTATCGCCTGTCAGTTCCATCCCGAATTTACCTCCACGCCTCGTGACGGCCATCCGTTGTTTCAACAGTTTGTCCTGGCGGGACGAACCTATCATCAACAAAAGGATCAAGCATGA
- a CDS encoding leucine-rich repeat domain-containing protein produces the protein MPTVDEIRDSGWADLPLINCLNQLYQATGLHERLDLLITIYESCRNAAHPEQIKLGHVASEMIGIICNTDDSYHASQARKRYKAIDPLYIPNQDVPHLSSTDRFSSRDEFLKKRLIEHMVANKKHYLHVPAHLQRSDKLLKVIRLNEKQREECRVLIANGHLWQFKMPTEDKPQLVLEKFDTSHHIAHSKYHGRVIFVVSPWGELFASSSELGKFHHSSFLNGQPVLMAGMLEAREGSLTYINEHSGHYSPGVFAFYNFLKMLKSKGVINDDTKIQLKRNQEGGLVLDDGQVLNTSGFLGRRTHSPGQTNTALISATHKILTRYNELFELIISDSQIDEQSPLLRSFAVSMLEYLRQIPEPDEQTQSSIEELQEFISDGIKPSVQELTTHLMTVKSFLLGKGLPDTAWIDEFLSQYQNDRVDDMVRYLENTDSGFIEALLNACIHSDFEQTDLENIIKDNHSDPETIIIAVMKVLSKCKVSPMKPFTDMTLSEFCAWTLSKIKHGDELVLSDYNLSHLSIAQIKLLDLITCVKGVSTLKIAGCKLNEFSSENWLPWCQLLRNPNYRALHLASNSIGTFNAEHLQSLVDVFSDKESSILSLNLADNNLNGMDDQAFTLCVELINQSTNLKELNLSLCAVHRLSTKRLTQLLDAICKSNIQFLHLGHSPMEAMSNENQELFFDRLSKSKLQKIRISGKWLSVAFIDSLREKMQTNYNQSFLQPWGTGLQGLALAELMKNKTALENVKKNNPFLYSIFTRKVKELETKGVVLTEESTCHRL, from the coding sequence ATGCCAACGGTTGATGAAATCAGGGATTCAGGATGGGCTGATTTGCCGCTAATCAATTGCCTGAATCAGTTATATCAGGCAACCGGTCTTCATGAGCGATTGGATTTACTAATTACCATTTATGAGTCTTGTCGAAACGCAGCGCACCCGGAACAAATAAAACTGGGTCATGTAGCCTCGGAAATGATTGGTATAATCTGCAATACCGATGACAGTTATCATGCCTCGCAAGCAAGAAAACGATATAAGGCTATTGATCCATTATATATTCCTAACCAGGATGTTCCTCATTTAAGCTCAACCGATCGGTTTTCCAGCCGTGACGAATTTTTAAAGAAACGACTCATTGAGCACATGGTTGCTAATAAGAAACATTACCTCCATGTACCTGCCCACCTTCAACGGAGTGATAAATTACTAAAAGTAATTCGCCTGAATGAAAAACAGAGAGAAGAATGCCGGGTACTCATAGCCAATGGACATTTGTGGCAATTCAAAATGCCTACCGAAGACAAACCACAGCTTGTTTTGGAAAAATTTGATACAAGCCATCACATTGCCCATTCCAAATACCACGGCAGAGTGATTTTTGTCGTTAGTCCATGGGGGGAATTATTTGCTTCCTCTTCGGAGCTGGGTAAATTTCATCATAGCAGCTTTCTTAATGGCCAGCCGGTGCTCATGGCTGGCATGTTAGAAGCAAGAGAAGGTAGTCTGACTTATATTAATGAACACAGCGGCCATTATTCACCGGGTGTGTTTGCATTCTATAATTTTTTAAAAATGCTGAAATCAAAAGGCGTTATTAACGATGACACCAAAATTCAATTGAAAAGAAATCAGGAGGGCGGGCTTGTTCTTGACGATGGACAGGTTCTAAATACGTCAGGATTTCTTGGCAGAAGAACCCACTCACCAGGACAAACCAATACGGCTCTTATTTCAGCCACGCACAAGATATTAACTCGATACAATGAATTGTTTGAATTAATTATCAGCGATTCCCAAATCGATGAACAATCCCCGCTATTGAGAAGTTTCGCCGTGTCTATGCTTGAATATCTAAGGCAAATTCCAGAGCCTGATGAACAAACTCAGTCTTCAATAGAAGAGCTGCAAGAATTTATTTCCGACGGCATAAAACCAAGTGTTCAAGAGTTAACAACCCATTTAATGACTGTCAAATCATTTTTACTGGGAAAAGGTTTGCCGGATACGGCCTGGATAGATGAGTTTTTGAGCCAGTATCAAAACGATAGAGTCGACGACATGGTGCGTTACTTAGAAAACACTGATTCCGGCTTTATTGAGGCACTTCTTAATGCCTGTATTCATAGCGACTTTGAGCAAACGGATTTGGAAAATATAATAAAAGACAATCACAGTGATCCGGAAACCATAATTATCGCTGTAATGAAGGTACTTTCCAAATGTAAAGTTTCCCCCATGAAACCATTCACCGATATGACTTTAAGTGAATTTTGCGCCTGGACTTTAAGTAAAATCAAACATGGCGATGAGTTAGTTCTTTCAGATTATAATTTAAGCCATTTGAGTATTGCACAGATCAAACTTCTTGATTTAATTACCTGCGTAAAGGGCGTGTCCACACTCAAAATTGCCGGTTGTAAATTAAATGAGTTCTCCTCAGAAAACTGGCTGCCCTGGTGCCAGCTACTCCGAAACCCTAACTACCGAGCGTTACACCTCGCGAGCAACAGCATTGGTACTTTCAATGCTGAGCACCTGCAATCGCTGGTAGATGTTTTTAGTGATAAGGAAAGCAGTATTTTGTCATTGAATCTGGCAGATAACAACCTCAATGGTATGGATGATCAAGCATTTACGCTTTGTGTCGAGTTAATCAACCAATCAACAAATCTAAAAGAACTAAATTTATCGCTATGTGCGGTTCACCGGTTAAGTACCAAGCGCCTGACCCAATTGCTTGATGCTATTTGCAAATCCAATATTCAATTCCTTCACCTGGGGCATTCACCCATGGAGGCTATGAGTAATGAAAATCAAGAGTTGTTCTTTGACAGGCTTTCCAAAAGCAAATTACAGAAAATCCGGATTTCCGGAAAATGGTTAAGTGTTGCATTTATCGATTCACTCCGTGAAAAAATGCAAACCAATTATAACCAATCCTTTCTACAGCCCTGGGGAACAGGCCTACAGGGATTGGCTCTTGCT
- the kdsA gene encoding 3-deoxy-8-phosphooctulonate synthase yields MNLCDFRVGLDLPLFLIAGPCVIESESMALETAGYLKELCAQLNIAFIYKSSFDKANRSSINSYRGPGFEKGLMILEKVKAEVGVPVLTDVHEDTPLLEVASVVDVLQTPAFLCRQTNFIQKVAAMNKPVNIKKGQFLAPWEMKHVVAKAKATGNEQIMVCERGVSFGYNNLVSDMRSLQIMRETQCPVVYDATHSVQLPGGNNGVSGGQREFVPALARAAVATGISGLFMETHPDPDKALSDGPNSWPLHQMKPLLETLMAIDRVFKNSLNSDL; encoded by the coding sequence ATGAATTTATGTGATTTTAGAGTGGGTCTGGATTTACCCTTGTTTTTAATCGCCGGACCCTGTGTGATAGAAAGCGAAAGCATGGCGTTGGAAACAGCCGGTTATCTGAAGGAGTTATGTGCGCAATTAAACATTGCTTTCATTTACAAATCATCCTTTGACAAGGCCAACCGATCATCCATCAACAGTTATCGCGGCCCCGGATTTGAAAAAGGTCTGATGATTCTTGAGAAGGTCAAAGCCGAGGTCGGAGTTCCCGTGCTGACCGATGTGCATGAAGACACGCCTTTACTGGAAGTAGCCAGCGTGGTGGATGTTTTACAGACTCCGGCCTTTTTATGCCGGCAAACCAATTTTATTCAGAAAGTGGCTGCGATGAATAAACCGGTGAATATCAAAAAAGGGCAATTTCTGGCGCCCTGGGAAATGAAGCATGTGGTCGCCAAGGCCAAGGCAACCGGCAATGAGCAGATTATGGTATGCGAGCGTGGTGTCAGCTTTGGATATAACAATCTGGTATCCGATATGCGTTCGCTGCAAATCATGCGTGAAACGCAATGTCCGGTTGTTTATGACGCGACGCATTCCGTGCAATTGCCCGGGGGAAATAACGGCGTATCCGGCGGGCAGCGGGAATTTGTTCCGGCCTTGGCCAGAGCCGCCGTTGCAACGGGTATTTCCGGCCTTTTTATGGAAACGCATCCTGATCCGGACAAGGCGCTCAGTGATGGCCCTAACAGTTGGCCGTTACATCAAATGAAGCCATTACTGGAAACATTGATGGCCATTGACCGTGTTTTTAAAAACAGCCTTAATTCCGATCTGTAA